From Streptomyces sp. NBC_00775, one genomic window encodes:
- a CDS encoding ComEC/Rec2 family competence protein: MHAASGKRLGASHPQEEGPADLRLVPPALAAWVTAALTVDAPPGWVMGAVVLSLVAGGALLLAGRREARGAEGRGGGRSLSWPRLSIAAVLLCVAAAAASAGLHGADLRRGPVPTLARQFANVTAEVEITSDPRLTRPRIKGDHMAPTAVLLDAEVRRVTRADGTVVATRAPVLVIVDARSPRGSPGLAGESSPWLSLLPSTRLRVPARLVPALSGGDDIAAVLRVRGGAPPEVVGEPSGPQRFAGRLREGLREATDGLEADARALLPGLVVGDTSRVTPELDDAFKATDLTHLLAVSGGNFTILLALFIGPPGLAQRAERRGLAPRLGVPLRATALLGGVLTLAFVIVCRPDPSVLRAAACGSIALLAIATGRRRSLIPALATAVLLLVLYDPWLARSYGFLLSVLATGALLTLAPRWSAALQRRRVPPRLAEALAAAAAAQALCAPVVAVLSARVSLVAVPCNLLAEFAVAPATVLGFATLATASVALPVAKALAWCASWPARWIADIARTGAALPGGGVDWPGTWTGALLLALVTAVVVLVGRRLLGHPWLSGACVLLFLLVVVQPPPLTRVITGWPPPGWRFAMCDVGQGDATVLAAGGGTAVVVDAGPDPVLVDRCLSALGVTRIPLVVLTHFHADHVAGLPGVLSGRSVGAIETTGFEEPPDQAEFVRREAAARHIPVTRAVAGERRRTGSLDWRVLWPPPSPAPTPDGPNDASVALLVRSAGLRLLLLGDLEPPAQRALLRSPTAEELGAVDVLKVAHHGSAYQDPDLIRRVAPRLALISCGKDNPYGHPAPSTVAALRAAGAVVLRTDEDGALAVVGVGGGLSVARD, translated from the coding sequence GTGCATGCCGCCTCGGGCAAGCGGCTGGGGGCCTCGCATCCACAGGAGGAAGGACCGGCGGATCTCCGGCTCGTGCCGCCCGCTCTGGCGGCTTGGGTGACGGCGGCTCTGACGGTGGACGCCCCGCCGGGGTGGGTCATGGGCGCGGTGGTGCTCTCCCTCGTCGCGGGTGGTGCGCTGCTGCTGGCGGGGCGGAGAGAGGCGCGTGGCGCGGAGGGACGCGGGGGAGGGCGGTCGCTCTCGTGGCCGAGGCTCTCCATCGCCGCCGTCCTGCTCTGTGTCGCCGCGGCTGCGGCCTCCGCGGGCTTGCACGGGGCGGATCTGCGACGTGGGCCTGTGCCCACCCTGGCGCGGCAGTTCGCCAACGTGACCGCAGAGGTGGAGATCACCTCCGATCCACGGCTCACCAGGCCCCGGATCAAGGGGGATCACATGGCTCCGACGGCCGTGCTGCTGGACGCGGAGGTCCGGCGGGTGACGCGGGCTGACGGGACGGTCGTCGCGACGCGTGCACCGGTGCTGGTGATTGTCGACGCGCGCTCGCCCAGGGGGTCGCCTGGGCTTGCCGGCGAGAGTTCGCCCTGGCTGTCGCTGCTGCCGTCCACGAGGTTGCGCGTGCCGGCGCGGCTGGTGCCGGCCCTGTCGGGCGGGGACGACATCGCGGCTGTCCTACGCGTGCGGGGCGGCGCGCCTCCCGAGGTGGTGGGAGAGCCGTCCGGGCCGCAGCGGTTCGCCGGTCGGCTGCGTGAGGGCCTGCGGGAGGCGACCGACGGGCTGGAGGCCGACGCGCGGGCGCTGCTGCCGGGGCTGGTCGTGGGGGACACCTCACGCGTCACACCGGAGTTGGACGACGCGTTCAAGGCGACCGACCTCACTCACCTTCTGGCTGTCAGCGGGGGCAACTTCACGATCTTGCTCGCCCTGTTCATCGGGCCGCCGGGCCTCGCCCAGCGCGCCGAGCGGCGCGGTCTCGCACCGCGGCTCGGTGTTCCGCTGCGGGCGACCGCACTGCTCGGCGGAGTGCTCACGCTCGCGTTCGTGATCGTCTGCCGACCGGACCCGAGCGTGTTGCGAGCCGCGGCCTGTGGATCGATCGCGCTGCTCGCCATCGCGACAGGGCGCCGCAGATCGCTGATCCCCGCACTGGCCACGGCCGTCCTGCTGCTGGTGCTGTACGACCCGTGGCTGGCCCGCAGCTACGGGTTCCTGCTCTCCGTCCTGGCGACCGGCGCCCTGCTCACGCTCGCCCCGCGGTGGAGTGCGGCGCTCCAGAGGCGCCGAGTGCCGCCGCGTCTGGCCGAGGCGCTCGCCGCGGCCGCCGCGGCGCAGGCCCTGTGCGCACCGGTTGTCGCCGTCCTGTCGGCTCGGGTGAGCCTCGTGGCGGTGCCGTGCAATCTGCTCGCGGAGTTCGCGGTCGCGCCAGCCACGGTGCTGGGTTTCGCGACGCTGGCGACGGCCTCCGTGGCGCTTCCCGTCGCCAAGGCCCTGGCGTGGTGTGCGAGTTGGCCCGCCCGATGGATCGCCGACATCGCGCGTACCGGCGCGGCTCTGCCCGGAGGGGGAGTGGACTGGCCGGGCACTTGGACGGGTGCGCTGCTGCTCGCCCTGGTCACGGCGGTGGTCGTGCTCGTCGGCCGACGGCTGCTGGGACACCCGTGGCTGAGTGGCGCCTGCGTGCTGCTGTTCCTGTTGGTCGTGGTGCAGCCGCCGCCTCTCACCAGGGTGATCACGGGGTGGCCGCCGCCCGGCTGGCGGTTCGCGATGTGCGACGTGGGGCAGGGGGACGCGACGGTGCTCGCAGCGGGCGGCGGCACCGCGGTGGTGGTGGACGCCGGGCCCGACCCGGTGTTGGTCGACCGCTGCCTGAGCGCGCTCGGCGTCACCAGGATTCCGCTCGTCGTACTGACGCACTTCCACGCCGACCATGTGGCGGGGCTGCCGGGCGTGCTGAGCGGGCGTTCGGTGGGCGCGATCGAGACGACCGGCTTCGAAGAGCCGCCGGACCAGGCCGAGTTCGTACGAAGAGAGGCGGCCGCACGGCACATCCCCGTGACCCGGGCCGTGGCGGGGGAGCGGCGGCGCACGGGAAGCCTCGACTGGCGGGTGCTGTGGCCGCCACCGAGCCCGGCCCCCACGCCGGACGGCCCGAACGACGCCAGTGTCGCCCTGCTCGTACGGTCGGCGGGGCTGCGGCTGCTGTTGCTCGGGGATCTCGAACCCCCGGCCCAGCGGGCCCTGTTGAGATCGCCGACGGCGGAGGAGCTGGGAGCCGTGGACGTTCTCAAGGTCGCCCATCATGGCTCGGCCTACCAGGACCCGGACCTCATACGCAGGGTGGCCCCGCGGCTCGCATTGATCTCGTGCGGCAAGGACAACCCGTACGGGCATCCCGCGCCGAGTACGGTCGCGGCGTTGCGGGCCGCAGGTGCGGTGGTGCTGCGTACGGACGAGGACGGAGCGCTGGCCGTCGTCGGTGTGGGCGGAGGGCTGAGCGTGGCGAGAGACTGA
- a CDS encoding arylamine N-acetyltransferase family protein: MNSAQADAYLRRIGTQYPAWPTSDVLRELQLRHLKTVPFENLSIHLGEEIVLEEKRLLDKVVGAHRGGFCYELNGAFGALLGALGFDVTLLAARVYGEEGRLGIPYDHLALRVRTVDGGDWLTDVGFGAHSLHPLAFGERGEQEDPGGTFQVVESGPDAAGVRGAGGSREGMDLDVVRDGKAQYRLEVRPRVLGDFVTGAWWHSTSPESHFARSLVCSRVTEDGGRITLSGRNFTVTTAERTKKVSALATDEEVLATYRERFGIELDQVPEVRKARE, encoded by the coding sequence ATGAATTCCGCACAGGCCGACGCCTACCTCCGCAGGATCGGGACCCAGTACCCCGCATGGCCCACGTCCGATGTGCTCCGCGAGCTTCAGCTGCGCCATCTGAAGACGGTGCCGTTCGAGAACCTGTCGATCCACCTCGGTGAGGAGATCGTGCTGGAGGAGAAGAGGCTGCTGGACAAGGTGGTGGGCGCTCACAGGGGCGGCTTCTGCTACGAACTGAACGGGGCGTTCGGGGCGTTGCTGGGGGCGCTGGGCTTCGACGTGACGCTGCTCGCGGCGCGGGTGTACGGCGAAGAGGGGCGGCTCGGGATTCCGTACGACCATCTCGCGCTGCGGGTGCGGACGGTGGACGGGGGTGACTGGCTGACCGATGTCGGGTTCGGGGCGCACAGCCTCCATCCGCTGGCCTTCGGGGAGCGGGGGGAACAGGAGGATCCCGGCGGCACGTTCCAGGTCGTCGAGTCGGGGCCGGACGCGGCAGGGGTACGGGGTGCCGGCGGTTCGCGGGAGGGCATGGATCTCGACGTCGTCCGGGACGGTAAGGCGCAGTACCGCTTGGAGGTGCGGCCGCGGGTGCTCGGGGACTTCGTCACCGGGGCCTGGTGGCACAGCACCTCGCCGGAGTCGCATTTCGCGCGGTCGCTGGTCTGTTCGCGGGTCACGGAGGACGGAGGGAGGATCACGCTCAGCGGCCGGAACTTCACGGTGACGACGGCTGAGAGGACGAAGAAGGTGTCGGCACTGGCCACGGACGAGGAGGTGCTGGCCACGTATCGGGAGCGCTTCGGCATCGAGCTGGACCAGGTGCCGGAGGTGAGGAAGGCGCGGGAGTGA
- the holA gene encoding DNA polymerase III subunit delta, giving the protein MARKTANDDPLAPVTLAVGQEDLLLDRAVQEVVAAARAADADTDVRDLTPDQLQPGTLAELTSPSLFSERKVVVVRNAQDLSADTIKDVKAYLEAPAEEITLVLLHAGAAKGKGLLDAARKVGAREVACPKMTKPADRLAFVRSEFRALGRSATPEACQALVDSIGSDLRELASAVSQLTADVEGTIDEAVVGRYYTGRAEASSFTVADRAVEGRAAEALEALRWSLATGVAPVMITSALAQGVRAIGKLSSARGGRPADLARELGMPPWKIDRVRQQMRGWTPDGVAVALRAVAEADAGVKGGGDDPEYALEKAVVAIARAARSRRG; this is encoded by the coding sequence ATGGCCAGGAAGACTGCTAATGACGACCCTCTCGCCCCCGTCACGCTTGCCGTGGGCCAGGAGGACCTCCTGCTCGACCGTGCCGTTCAGGAGGTGGTGGCCGCCGCCAGAGCCGCCGACGCCGACACGGATGTACGGGACCTCACCCCGGACCAGTTGCAGCCCGGCACGCTTGCCGAGCTGACGAGTCCGTCGCTCTTCTCCGAGCGCAAGGTCGTGGTCGTACGCAATGCGCAGGATCTTTCGGCCGACACCATCAAGGACGTGAAGGCGTACCTGGAGGCGCCGGCCGAGGAGATCACCCTCGTGCTGCTGCACGCGGGTGCTGCCAAGGGCAAGGGGCTGCTCGATGCCGCGCGCAAGGTGGGGGCGCGGGAGGTGGCGTGCCCCAAGATGACCAAGCCCGCGGATCGGCTGGCGTTCGTGCGGAGTGAGTTCCGGGCGCTGGGGAGGTCGGCCACGCCGGAGGCCTGCCAGGCGCTTGTCGACTCGATCGGGAGTGATCTGCGGGAGCTGGCGTCCGCGGTGTCTCAGCTGACCGCGGATGTCGAGGGGACGATCGACGAGGCGGTGGTCGGGCGGTACTACACGGGGCGGGCCGAGGCGTCGAGTTTTACCGTGGCCGACCGGGCCGTGGAGGGGCGGGCGGCGGAGGCGTTGGAGGCGTTGCGGTGGTCTCTGGCGACTGGGGTTGCGCCGGTCATGATCACCAGTGCGCTGGCTCAGGGGGTGCGGGCGATTGGGAAGCTGTCCTCCGCGCGTGGGGGGCGGCCGGCTGATCTTGCGCGGGAGCTGGGGATGCCGCCGTGGAAGATTGATCGGGTGCGGCAGCAGATGCGGGGGTGGACGCCGGATGGGGTTGCTGTTGCTCTGCGGGCGGTTGCCGAAGCCGATGCCGGGGTCAAGGGTGGGGGGGATGATCCTGAGTACGCCCTGGAGAAGGCGGTCGTTGCGATTGCCCGGGCTGCGCGGTCGCGTCGGGGCTAG
- the rpsT gene encoding 30S ribosomal protein S20 yields the protein MANIKSQIKRIKTNEKARLRNKAVKSSLKTAIRKAREAAAAGDAEKATEYTRAASRALDKAVSKGVIHKNQAANKKSALASKVASLKG from the coding sequence GTGGCGAACATCAAGTCCCAGATCAAGCGGATCAAGACCAACGAGAAGGCCCGGCTGCGCAACAAGGCCGTCAAGTCTTCCCTGAAGACCGCGATCCGCAAGGCCCGCGAGGCCGCTGCCGCGGGTGACGCCGAGAAGGCCACCGAGTACACGCGCGCCGCGTCGCGCGCTCTCGACAAGGCTGTCTCGAAGGGCGTCATCCACAAGAACCAGGCCGCCAACAAGAAGTCGGCGCTTGCTTCGAAGGTCGCTTCCCTCAAGGGCTGA
- the lepA gene encoding translation elongation factor 4 → MPATPNNVPEPSRTAPALIRNFCIIAHIDHGKSTLADRMLQLTGVVDQRQMRAQYLDRMDIERERGITIKSQAVRLPWAPTEDPGTTHILNMIDTPGHVDFTYEVSRSLAACEGTVLLVDAAQGIEAQTLANLYLAMENDLKIIPVLNKIDLPAAQPEKFSEELANLIGCDPEDVLKVSAKTGLGVEALLDKVVAEIPAPVGVQDAPARAMIFDSVYDSYRGVVTYVRVIDGQLNKRERIRMMSTGATHELLEIGTNSPEMLPADGLGVGEVGYLITGVKDVRQSKVGDTITTLNKGATEALGGYKDPKPMVFSGLYPLDGSDYPELRDALDKLQLNDAALVYEPETSAALGFGFRVGFLGLLHLDVIRERLEREFGLDLIATAPNVVYRVEMEDRSEHVVTNPSEFPEGKIDKVYEPVVRATILAPSEFIGSIMELCQTRRGTLLGMDYLSEDRVEIRYTLPLAEIVFDFFDQLKSKTRGYASLDYEPTGEQDSSLVKVDILLHGDKVDAFSAITHKDAAYAYGVRLVAKLRELIPRQAFEVPIQAAIGSRVIARETIRAIRKDVLAKCYGGDISRKRKLLEKQKEGKKRMKMVGSVEVPQEAFIAVLSSDDSGGAGKGKK, encoded by the coding sequence GTGCCCGCGACCCCTAACAATGTGCCCGAGCCGAGCCGTACCGCCCCGGCTCTGATTCGCAATTTCTGCATCATCGCGCACATCGACCACGGCAAGTCCACGCTCGCCGACCGCATGCTCCAGCTGACCGGGGTGGTTGATCAGCGGCAGATGCGCGCTCAGTACCTCGACCGCATGGACATCGAGCGCGAGCGCGGCATCACGATCAAGTCCCAGGCGGTCCGGCTGCCCTGGGCCCCGACCGAGGACCCGGGCACCACCCACATCCTCAACATGATCGACACCCCCGGGCACGTGGACTTCACGTATGAGGTGTCCCGTTCGCTGGCCGCCTGCGAGGGGACCGTCCTCCTCGTCGACGCCGCCCAGGGCATCGAGGCCCAGACCCTCGCCAACCTCTACCTGGCGATGGAGAACGACCTCAAGATCATCCCCGTACTGAACAAGATCGACCTGCCGGCCGCCCAGCCGGAGAAGTTCTCCGAGGAGCTCGCCAACCTCATCGGGTGCGACCCCGAGGACGTTCTCAAGGTCTCCGCCAAGACCGGCCTGGGCGTCGAGGCGCTGCTCGACAAGGTCGTCGCCGAGATCCCGGCCCCGGTCGGTGTCCAGGACGCTCCCGCCCGCGCGATGATCTTCGACTCCGTCTACGACTCCTACCGAGGCGTCGTGACGTACGTACGAGTCATCGACGGGCAGCTCAACAAGCGTGAGCGCATCCGGATGATGTCCACCGGGGCCACGCACGAGCTCCTGGAGATCGGGACGAACTCGCCGGAGATGCTGCCCGCCGACGGGCTTGGTGTCGGCGAGGTCGGTTATCTCATCACCGGGGTGAAGGACGTCCGGCAGTCCAAGGTCGGTGACACCATCACCACCTTGAACAAGGGCGCGACCGAGGCGCTCGGCGGGTACAAGGACCCCAAGCCCATGGTCTTCTCCGGGCTGTATCCGCTGGACGGGTCCGACTATCCCGAACTGCGCGACGCGCTCGACAAGCTGCAGCTCAACGACGCCGCGCTCGTCTATGAGCCGGAGACGTCCGCCGCGCTCGGGTTCGGCTTCCGCGTCGGTTTCCTCGGGCTGCTGCACCTCGACGTCATCCGGGAGCGGCTGGAGCGCGAGTTCGGGCTCGACCTCATCGCCACCGCGCCGAACGTCGTGTACCGCGTCGAGATGGAAGACCGCAGCGAGCACGTCGTCACCAACCCGAGCGAGTTCCCCGAGGGGAAGATCGACAAGGTCTACGAGCCGGTCGTCCGGGCGACGATCCTCGCGCCCTCCGAGTTCATCGGCTCGATCATGGAGCTGTGCCAGACCCGGCGCGGCACCCTGCTCGGCATGGACTACCTCTCCGAGGACCGGGTCGAGATCCGCTACACGCTGCCGCTCGCCGAGATCGTCTTCGACTTCTTCGACCAGCTGAAGTCCAAGACCCGCGGCTACGCCTCGCTCGACTACGAGCCCACCGGCGAGCAGGACTCCAGCCTGGTCAAGGTCGACATCCTGCTGCACGGCGACAAGGTCGACGCCTTCTCGGCGATCACGCACAAGGACGCCGCGTACGCGTACGGTGTGCGGCTCGTCGCCAAGCTGCGTGAGCTCATCCCGCGGCAGGCCTTCGAGGTGCCGATCCAGGCGGCCATCGGCTCCCGGGTCATCGCCCGCGAGACCATCCGCGCCATCCGCAAGGACGTCCTCGCCAAGTGTTACGGCGGTGACATCTCCCGTAAGCGGAAGCTGCTGGAGAAGCAGAAGGAAGGCAAGAAGCGGATGAAGATGGTGGGCTCTGTGGAGGTTCCGCAAGAGGCCTTCATCGCCGTGCTGTCCAGCGACGACAGCGGTGGCGCGGGCAAGGGAAAGAAGTAG